A window of the Lactuca sativa cultivar Salinas chromosome 7, Lsat_Salinas_v11, whole genome shotgun sequence genome harbors these coding sequences:
- the LOC111890244 gene encoding trafficking protein particle complex II-specific subunit 130 homolog, with protein MNPDSDTILNIKYKISGDRNHGSHTPMFEDESSQMLTFKSALVLQRPVLEPCLAVGFLPLPPEGLRVGQLFTMKWRVERLKYLEDEQYDEVVYEINANSENWMIAGRKQGHAPLSTKQGSRIEISILCVPLVAGYMRPPQLELPDIGEGNISCNPAGPHLVCVSPPPLSSSFCIPIPIPA; from the exons ATGAATCCTGATAGTGATacgatattaaatataaaatataaaatatctgGGGATAGAAATCATGGATCGCATACTCCTATGTTTGAGGATGAGTCTTCACAGATGTTGACTTTTAAGAGTGCTCTTGTTTTACAAAGACCAGTGTTGGAACCTTGTTTGGCAGTTGGTTTTCTTCCCCTTCCTCCAGAAGGCCTTAGAGTCGGCCAACTTTTTACTATGAAGTGGCGAGTTGAAAGGTTGAAGTATCTCGAGGACGAACAATAC GATGAGGTAGTATATGAAATAAACGCAAATTCTGAAAACTGGATGATTGCTGGGAGGAAGCAAGGCCATGCACCTCTCTCCACAAAGCAAG GTTCACGAATAGAGATTTCAATCCTATGCGTGCCATTGGTTGCTGGGTACATGCGGCCCCCACAACTGGAGTTACCGGACATTGGTGAGGGTAATATTAGTTGCAACCCAGCTGGGCCCCACTTGGTCTGTGTTTCCCCTCCACCTCTCAGCTCCTCCTTCTGTATTCCCATTCCCATTCCTGCCTAG